The Erigeron canadensis isolate Cc75 chromosome 4, C_canadensis_v1, whole genome shotgun sequence genome window below encodes:
- the LOC122597351 gene encoding F-box/FBD/LRR-repeat protein At1g13570-like, which yields MIVQEIHKNIEVDQGLNLDIISTLPLNIIENILTLMPIKDAWRTSILSREWRYCWTTMPRLVFDKSSYFRKLDVYKLVNAILHVLLLHKGPIEELNIDLGHHEIVSEIDQIILHLSRINNVKRLIFNLDDHYYYKLPQAFFSLQELEYLHLSNCYFEPPVTFHGFSGLKTLRFFNVRINPQILKQLLSNCPLLDELCLSAYEKDLRKEKTFTFVELLSCVPLIETLQISEDYMKYLATGSIPKKLPTSLVNLKYLFLDVCLMEQDEIYSAFCIIRSSPNLEQITFEMRDNENLPVPKTSMYLLDLQDDLSLNLDHLKIFDIENFSNFAIEIKLVELFMAKSPMLRMYG from the exons ATGATTGTCCaagaaattcacaaaaatatagAAGTAGATCAAGGCTTGAATTTGGATATAATCAGCACCCTTCCACTAAATATAATTGAAAATATTCTAACTCTTATGCCAATCAAAGATGCATGGAGAACCAGCATTTTGTCAAGGGAATGGAGATATTGTTGGACGACCATGCCGCGACTTGTATTTGATAAGAGTTCTTATTTCAGGAAGTTAGATGTATACAAGCTTGTCAATGCCATCCTTCATGTTTTGTTACTACACAAGGGTCCCATAGAGGAGCTAAATATTGATCTTGGTCATCATGAAATAGTATCTGAGATTGACCAGATAATACTTCATCTTTCAAGGATCAATAATGTGAAAAGATTGATCTTTAACCTTGATGATCATTACTACTACAAGCTTCCGCAAGCGTTCTTTTCTTTGCAGGAATTAGAATACCTACACCTATCAAATTGTTACTTTGAACCTCCAGTAACATTTCATGGATTTAGTGGGTTGAAGACACTGCGATTTTTCAATGTCCGGATTAATCCTCAAATATTGAAACAATTACTTTCCAATTGCCCACTACTTGATGAACTCTGTTTG AGTGCATATGAGAAAGACCttcgaaaagaaaaaacatttacGTTTGTTGAGCTTCTAAGCTGTGTACCTTTGATTGAGACTTTGCAAATCTCAGAGGATTACATGAAG TATTTGGCCACAGGTAGTATCCCAAAAAAGCTTCCAACATCACTAGTTAACCTCAAATATCTCTTTTTGGATGTGTGCTTGATGGAACAAGATGAGATTTATTCTGCCTTTTGTATTATCAGGAGCTCCCCAAATTTAGAGCAAATTACTTTTGAG ATGCGTGATAATGAAAATTTGCCTGTTCCAAAAACCTCCATGTACTTACTTGATCTACAAGATGACTTGAGTTTAAACTTGGATCATCTCAAGATCTTCGACATAGAAAATTTTAGTAACTTTGCTATTGAGATTAAATTAGTGGAACTCTTCATGGCTAAGTCACCTATGCTGAGGATGTACGGATAA
- the LOC122597354 gene encoding F-box/FBD/LRR-repeat protein At1g13570-like codes for MDVHDLNSDILSTIPQSIIESILMLMPIKDAVKTSILSRKWRYCWTTMPMLAFDDHMVKVEASNHGKGLKKYKLVNAILNVLFQHKGLELQFHYYGEMGFEFDQIILYLSNSKKLMKLFGPQNTSNNFYRLPSSFFSLQGLETLFLSNCNVVTPSTFNGFSKLEHLYLHHFEITSKSLRRLLSNCPLLKHISLSGGYKEDFAEENKFTFAELIECVPLIRTLDISQSHMKYLAMGGMPQELPTSLVYLKCLLLDVCQRNKDEISSTLSLMRNSPNLEVINFKIYEVLHDGHISINQLDFHDYSGFNLDHLKTFTLSCYTHSALQFEFVKLVLAKAPMLREAYIELDANVSIDKEARILRDMIRLPFARASSSAELIIARPDPNEC; via the exons ATGGATGTTCACGACCTAAATTCTGATATACTCAGCACCATTCCTCAAAGCATAATTGAAAGTATCCTAATGCTGATGCCAATCAAAGATGCAGTGAAAACTAGCATTTTGTCGAGGAAATGGAGATATTGCTGGACGACCATGCCTATGCTTGCATTTGATGATCACATGGTTAAAGTAGAAGCATCTAACCATGGCAAAGGATTGAAGAAATATAAGCTTGTAAATGCCATTCTAAATGTTTTGTTTCAACACAAGGGTCTAGAACTACAGTTTCATTACTATGGTGAAATGGGTTTCGAGTTTGACCAGATCATACTGTATCTTTCAAACAGCaaaaaattaatgaaactttttGGCCCTCAAAATACTTCAAACAACTTCTACAGGTtaccttcttctttcttttcattgcAAGGATTAGAAACGCTCTTTCTCTCAAATTGCAATGTTGTAACTCCATCCACATTCAATGGGTTTAGTAAACTTGAGCACTTGTACCTTCACCATTTTGAGATTACTTCTAAAAGTCTCCGGCGTCTCCTCTCCAATTGCCCACTACTTAAGCATATTTCTTTg TCTGGTGGATACAAAGAAGACTTTGCAGAAGAAAACAAGTTTACATTTGCAGAGCTGATAGAGTGTGTGCCTTTAATTAGGACTTTGGATATCTCGCAAAGTCATATGAAG TACTTGGCCATGGGTGGTATGCCACAAGAGCTTCCAACTTCACTAGTATACCTCAAATGTCTTCTCTTGGACGTTTGTCAAAGGAATAAAGATGAGATATCTTCTACCCTTTCTTTGATGAGGAACTCCCCAAATTTAGAGGTTATTAACTTCAAG ATATATGAGGTGTTGCATGATGGACACATTTCCATTAACCAACTTGATTTCCATGACTACTCCGGTTTCAACCTGGATCATCTTAAGACGTTCACTTTGAGTTGTTATACTCATTCGGCTCTCCAATTTGAATTTGTGAAACTTGTCTTGGCTAAGGCACCTATGTTGAGGGAAGCATACATTGAGCTTGATGCCAATGTTTCTATTGATAAAGAAGCGCGGATACTTAGAGATATGATTCGACTGCCATTTGCACGCGCATCATCTTCTGCAGAACTTATCATTGCACGCCCAGATCCTAATGAATGTTGA
- the LOC122597855 gene encoding uncharacterized protein LOC122597855 translates to MTEDDHHHHRQNPPPTNPPTPPQPTKFPSQISNHFKPTSNNNNKHYPNPPEITNPDAATLREQWKFAIRQYSKWYSHAWGTAILAGLSFFALGWVIKGENPIPSFHSPQNDDVSDSKTTNSTDSANPNPRP, encoded by the coding sequence ATGACAGAAGatgatcaccaccaccaccgtcaaaACCCACCGCCAACAAACCCACCGACACCTCCTCAGCCGACCAAATTCCCAAGTCAAATCAGCAACCATTTCAAACCAACatcgaataataataataaacattacCCAAACCCACCTGAAATAACAAACCCAGATGCAGCAACTTTAAGAGAACAATGGAAATTCGCAATCAGACAATACAGTAAATGGTATTCACACGCTTGGGGCACTGCTATTCTTGCTGGCCTTTCTTTCTTTGCTCTTGGCTGGGTTATTAAGGGAGAAAATCCTATTCCTTCTTTTCATTCTCCTCAAAACGACGACGTTTCTGATTCCAAAACCACTAACTCTACTGATTCTGCTAACCCAAATCCCCGGCCTTAA
- the LOC122597355 gene encoding F-box/FBD/LRR-repeat protein At1g13570-like: MKSQCPSTDRLSTLPQSIIENILTLMPIRDALKTSILSKKWRYCWTGMPKLEFCYDFTLHYGPLEKYKFLSAIFHVLLLHKGPLLEFRLIVGVADMEMVFDQIIPYLSRSNNVKNFILVSQDIYRLPTSFFSWQGLELLSLESCNLEPPLKFNGFSKLKRVWFIDVEISAYTLECIFSSCPLLEELTLVDYEEDLVGDNNFTCAKLVTCVPLIKFLHLSSKYIKYLSAGGMPQKLPTSLVYLKTLYLDVCFMKQDEISCALCLLRSSPNLEKINFQMYDNEKFPVQQNSINSLDPEDYSDLKLDHLLQLEIYMFSNLFLEMEFVKLIMAKSPVLKKALIKFNDNVSADEEMGILRDLILLPFPRASPSAKLTVERSEKTR; the protein is encoded by the exons ATGAAATCTCAATGCCCGAGTACGGATAGATTAAGCACTCTTCCTCAAAGCATAATTGAAAATATTCTTACTCTGATGCCAATTAGAGATGCATTAAAAACAAGCATTTTGTCAAAGAAATGGAGGTATTGCTGGACAGGAATGCCTAAGCTTGAATTTTGTTACGACTTTACACTTCACTATGGACCTTTGGAGAAATACAAGTTTCTCAGTGCCATCTTCCATGTTTTGTTGCTACACAAGGGTCCATTATTGGAGTTCCGTCTAATTGTTGGTGTTGCTGACATGGAAATGGTGTTTGATCAGATTATACCTTATCTTTCAAGGAGCAACAATGTGAAGAATTTTATATTAGTTAGTCAAGACATCTACAGGCTACCCACTTCGTTCTTTTCATGGCAAGGATTGGAGCTTTTATCTCTCGAAAGTTGTAATCTTGAACCTCCTTTGAAATTCAATGGATTTAGTAAGTTAAAGAGAGTGTGGTTCATTGATGTAGAGATTTCTGCCTATACGCTTGAATGCATCTTCTCCAGTTGCCCGCTACTCGAGGAACTCACTTTG gttgattatgaagaagatCTTGTAGGAGACAACAACTTTACATGTGCTAAACTTGTAACGTGTGTGCCTTTAATTAAGTTTTTGCACCTCTCAAGTAAATATATAAAG TACTTGTCTGCGGGTGGTATGCCGCAAAAGCTTCCGACTTCACTAGTCTATCTCAAAACACTTTACTTGGATGTGTGTTTTATGAAACAAGATGAGATTTCTTGTGCTCTTTGTCTTCTCAGGAGCTCCCCGAATttagaaaaaattaattttcag ATGTATGATAATGAGAAGTTTCCTGTTCAACAAAATTCCATCAATTCTCTTGATCCTGAGGACTACTCTGATTTGAAATTGGATCATCTTCTGCAATTGGAGATTTATATGTTCAGTAACTTGTTTCTTGAGATGGAATTTGTAAAACTCATCATGGCTAAATCGCCTGTGCTAAAGAAGGCGCTTATTAAGTTTAATGACAATGTTTCTGCTGATGAAGAAATGGGGATACTTAGAGATTTGATACTACTTCCATTCCCTCGAGCATCACCTTCAGCCAAGTTAACCGTTGAACGCTCTGAAAAGACTCGGTGA